A region from the Paraburkholderia youngii genome encodes:
- a CDS encoding aminotransferase-like domain-containing protein, with amino-acid sequence MFSFNPAFEAPSGSPIRELFKYLAQPGMISFAGGYPASDLFDREGLDAAAARASHQPTLCLQYGPTDGIAVLKEQLAQLMARRGASCTPTDLLVTTGSQQGFDLLLRVMVAPGDVVLIEQPAYPATLQALKLQQADVVTVPVDQHGLDVAKLAAVLESGTLRRAPKLLYTVPTFANPTGATLSLERRIALLSLAARYRFMIVEDDPYGDLRFDGTAVPSLFALSGQVPGSRDWVVHFSSLSKIVAPGLRVGWMVAHAEIVRRCVVAKQTVDLCSAPWTQVIAAEYLASGALERHLPRIIDAYAVKCRALCDALDTHLAQQIAFHRPAGGMFVWARLNAARDASDYLRMCIEQNVMFVPGVAFYKDAVDRAALRLSFAAPGVEEIETGVHRMKRALELYFEGQ; translated from the coding sequence ATGTTCTCATTCAATCCCGCATTCGAAGCACCGAGCGGCTCGCCGATCCGCGAGCTGTTCAAATACCTCGCGCAGCCCGGCATGATCTCGTTCGCCGGCGGCTATCCGGCGAGCGACCTGTTCGACCGTGAAGGACTCGATGCCGCGGCCGCGCGCGCCTCGCATCAGCCGACGCTGTGTCTGCAATACGGCCCCACCGATGGCATCGCGGTCCTCAAGGAACAGCTTGCACAGCTGATGGCACGGCGCGGCGCGTCATGCACGCCAACAGACCTGCTCGTGACGACCGGTTCGCAACAAGGCTTCGATCTGCTGCTGCGGGTGATGGTGGCGCCCGGCGACGTCGTGCTCATCGAGCAGCCCGCGTATCCGGCCACGTTGCAGGCGCTGAAGCTGCAACAGGCCGACGTCGTCACGGTGCCCGTCGATCAGCACGGACTCGACGTCGCGAAGCTCGCCGCAGTGCTCGAATCGGGCACGCTGCGTCGCGCTCCCAAGCTGCTGTACACAGTGCCGACCTTCGCGAATCCGACTGGCGCGACGTTGTCGCTCGAACGTCGAATCGCATTGTTGAGCCTTGCGGCGCGCTATCGGTTCATGATCGTCGAAGACGATCCGTATGGTGATCTGCGTTTCGATGGCACGGCAGTGCCTTCGCTTTTCGCGTTGAGCGGGCAGGTGCCCGGTTCGCGCGACTGGGTCGTGCATTTTTCGAGTCTGTCGAAGATCGTCGCGCCGGGTTTGCGGGTCGGCTGGATGGTCGCGCACGCGGAGATCGTGCGGCGCTGCGTGGTCGCCAAGCAGACGGTCGATCTGTGCAGCGCGCCGTGGACCCAGGTGATCGCCGCCGAGTACCTCGCGAGCGGCGCGTTGGAGCGTCATCTGCCGCGCATCATCGATGCATATGCCGTGAAATGCCGCGCGCTATGCGATGCGCTCGACACGCATCTCGCGCAGCAGATCGCGTTTCATCGTCCGGCCGGCGGCATGTTCGTGTGGGCGCGTCTGAATGCGGCGCGGGATGCGTCCGACTATCTGCGCATGTGCATCGAACAGAACGTGATGTTCGTGCCGGGCGTCGCGTTTTACAAGGACGCGGTCGATAGGGCGGCGCTGCGTCTGTCGTTTGCCGCGCCCGGGGTCGAGGAGATCGAAACCGGCGTGCATCGAATGAAGCGCGCGCTCGAGCTGTACTTCGAGGGGCAATAA
- a CDS encoding NAD(P)/FAD-dependent oxidoreductase: MSSKVVIVGGGVIGSSIAYFLRLSDPTVGVTVIERDPTYARSSSALSAASIRQQFSTPLSIQMSLFGIEFLRSIGERLEVDGTRPSIDLHEGGYLFLATSAGEATLRENHALQTSLGADISLLDTHGLQTRFPWLNTDDLVAGAFGESGEGWFDGYGLVQALRKKAQALGARYVAADVTALHRDGSRVTQVRTADGETYACDVVVNAAGAWSRKVAQMIGIDLPVYARRRSIFNVTSPARLERCPLLIDPSGVYFRPEGNSYICGTSPSADNDPDDLPLDEVDHALFDDVIWPTLANRVPQFEALRVQNCWSGYYEYNVLDQNAIIGHHPDVENCIFANGFSGHGLQQGPATGRGISELILHGRYATLDLGSLSFARVLENRPIIEKNVV; the protein is encoded by the coding sequence GTGAGTTCGAAAGTCGTGATCGTCGGCGGTGGGGTGATCGGCAGTTCGATTGCGTATTTCTTGCGGCTGTCCGATCCGACAGTCGGCGTCACGGTGATCGAACGCGATCCGACCTATGCGCGTTCGTCGTCGGCCTTGTCGGCGGCGTCGATCCGGCAGCAATTTTCTACGCCGCTTTCCATTCAGATGTCGCTGTTCGGCATCGAGTTTCTGCGCTCGATCGGCGAGCGGCTGGAAGTCGACGGCACGCGGCCGTCGATCGATCTGCACGAAGGCGGCTACCTGTTTCTCGCGACATCGGCCGGTGAAGCGACGCTGCGCGAGAATCACGCGCTGCAAACAAGCCTCGGCGCGGATATCAGCCTGCTCGACACGCATGGCTTGCAAACGCGCTTCCCCTGGCTCAATACCGACGATCTCGTTGCCGGCGCTTTTGGCGAAAGCGGCGAGGGCTGGTTCGACGGCTACGGTCTCGTGCAGGCGCTGCGCAAGAAAGCGCAGGCGCTCGGCGCGCGCTATGTCGCGGCCGACGTCACCGCGCTGCATCGCGACGGCAGCCGTGTCACGCAGGTACGAACCGCGGACGGCGAGACCTATGCTTGCGATGTCGTCGTCAACGCGGCCGGCGCGTGGTCGCGCAAGGTCGCGCAGATGATCGGCATCGACCTGCCCGTCTATGCGCGGCGGCGCAGTATCTTCAACGTCACGTCGCCGGCAAGGCTCGAACGCTGCCCGCTGCTGATCGATCCGAGCGGCGTGTACTTCCGGCCCGAAGGCAATTCTTACATCTGCGGCACGTCGCCATCGGCCGATAACGACCCCGACGATTTACCGCTCGACGAAGTCGATCACGCGCTATTCGACGACGTGATCTGGCCGACGCTCGCGAATCGCGTGCCGCAATTCGAGGCGCTGCGCGTGCAGAACTGCTGGTCCGGCTATTACGAATACAACGTGCTCGATCAGAACGCGATCATTGGACATCATCCGGATGTCGAAAACTGCATCTTCGCGAACGGCTTCAGCGGCCACGGTTTGCAGCAAGGCCCGGCAACCGGACGCGGCATCAGCGAATTGATTCTGCATGGCCGCTATGCGACGCTCGACCTCGGTTCACTGAGCTTCGCGCGTGTGCTTGAAAACCGGCCGATCATCGAGAAGAACGTGGTGTAG
- the amaB gene encoding L-piperidine-6-carboxylate dehydrogenase — protein MDASTILADLGIAHAAQAGDIAVHSPITGALIGRVASQTSAEVDAALARAKDAFAVWRNVPAPRRGELVRLLGNRLREQKHALGSLVSLETGKILQEGMGEVQEMIDICDFAVGLSRQLYGLTIASERPGHRMAESWHPLGTCVVISAFNFPVAVWSWNAALALVCGNAVIWKPSEKTPLSALAVNKILEDALKEFGDAPAGLAALIIGGRDVGEKLVADPRASIVSATGSTEMGRKVGVEVAKRFGRSLLELGGNNAGIVAQTADHELAMRGILFSAVGTAGQRCTTLRRLFVHDSVYEKTVERLKQLYSRVPIGNPLEKGTLMGPLIDRQSFDRMQEALQQAKAEGGKVFGGERVDVKGYEGGYYVRPAIVEMPSQTPVVLKETFAPILYVLRYADFADAVDANNAAHHGLSSCVFTSDLREAERFLSASGSDCGIANVNIGPSGAEIGGAFGGEKETGGGRESGSDAWKAYMRRATNTVNYSSALPLAQGIDFNLD, from the coding sequence ATGGACGCGTCCACCATCCTTGCCGATCTCGGCATTGCCCACGCCGCACAAGCCGGCGATATCGCGGTTCATTCGCCGATCACCGGCGCGCTCATCGGCCGTGTGGCCAGCCAGACGTCGGCTGAGGTCGACGCGGCGCTCGCCCGGGCCAAAGACGCGTTCGCCGTATGGCGCAACGTGCCGGCGCCGCGCCGCGGCGAGCTGGTGCGGCTGCTCGGCAATCGGCTGCGCGAACAGAAGCACGCGCTCGGCAGCCTCGTTTCGCTGGAAACCGGCAAGATCCTGCAGGAAGGCATGGGCGAAGTGCAGGAAATGATCGACATCTGCGATTTCGCGGTCGGTCTGTCGCGCCAGCTGTACGGTTTGACGATCGCGTCCGAGCGCCCGGGGCATCGGATGGCGGAGTCGTGGCATCCGCTCGGCACCTGCGTCGTGATCTCCGCGTTCAATTTCCCGGTGGCGGTGTGGTCGTGGAATGCGGCGCTCGCGCTGGTGTGCGGCAACGCGGTGATCTGGAAGCCGTCGGAAAAGACGCCGCTGTCGGCGCTCGCGGTGAACAAGATTCTCGAAGATGCACTGAAGGAATTCGGCGATGCGCCGGCTGGCCTCGCGGCGCTGATCATCGGCGGCCGCGACGTCGGCGAAAAGCTCGTGGCCGATCCGCGCGCGTCGATCGTCAGCGCGACGGGCAGCACGGAAATGGGGCGCAAGGTCGGCGTCGAAGTGGCGAAGCGTTTCGGCCGTTCGCTGCTCGAACTCGGCGGCAACAACGCGGGCATCGTCGCGCAGACGGCCGACCATGAACTCGCGATGCGCGGCATCCTGTTCTCGGCGGTCGGCACGGCCGGTCAGCGCTGCACGACGCTGCGGCGTCTGTTCGTTCACGACAGCGTGTACGAAAAGACCGTCGAGCGTCTGAAGCAGCTGTATAGCCGCGTACCGATCGGCAATCCGCTCGAAAAGGGCACGCTGATGGGGCCGCTGATCGACCGTCAATCGTTCGACCGCATGCAGGAAGCGCTGCAGCAGGCCAAGGCCGAGGGCGGCAAGGTGTTCGGCGGCGAGCGCGTCGACGTGAAGGGTTATGAGGGCGGCTACTACGTGCGTCCGGCCATCGTCGAGATGCCGTCGCAGACGCCGGTCGTGCTGAAGGAAACTTTCGCGCCGATTCTATACGTGCTGCGCTATGCCGATTTCGCCGATGCGGTCGACGCGAACAATGCCGCGCATCATGGTCTGTCGTCGTGCGTGTTCACGAGCGACCTGCGCGAAGCCGAGCGCTTCCTGTCCGCGTCGGGCAGCGACTGCGGCATCGCCAACGTCAACATCGGTCCGAGCGGCGCGGAGATCGGCGGGGCGTTTGGCGGCGAGAAGGAAACGGGCGGCGGCCGGGAGTCGGGTTCGGATGCGTGGAAGGCGTATATGCGTCGCGCGACCAATACCGTGAACTACTCGTCGGCGCTGCCGCTGGCGCAGGGTATCGACTTCAATCTCGACTGA
- a CDS encoding YjgN family protein produces the protein MNSLDEKRPLLIYDGTLGDLYGIFFRSLLLQIVTLGIYRFWATTNNRRYVWSHMRFQDERFEYTGTGGELFKGFLVAIAVVLGATFAAGALSVVLRMQTKSAALGSLPVVAFYLLIVVFAAGAFFSAQRYRLSRTQWCGVRGGMTGSALGYGVRALLYALLCVVTLGQMLPWTSMRLTERRINASGFGSLAFRFKGRARVVYGLFLVTFVGVVALFAVLFMVFLKGALASMHVGQVSGVGVAPWRAALGSLFLFYALFSIGTMLIRGFYVAALTRHVMGNTSLGSQLHFGSNVSVARLLGLQCGNLAIIVFTLGCGAPIVLHRLMRFAADTLQVSGYLDAHMLGQSTVAAPLTGEGMLNLLDHGGAF, from the coding sequence ATGAATTCACTCGACGAGAAGCGGCCGCTGCTGATCTACGACGGCACGCTCGGCGACCTCTACGGCATCTTTTTCAGAAGCCTTCTGCTGCAAATCGTGACGCTCGGCATTTACCGCTTCTGGGCGACCACGAACAACCGCCGCTATGTCTGGTCGCACATGCGCTTTCAGGACGAGCGCTTCGAGTACACCGGCACCGGGGGCGAGCTATTCAAGGGCTTTCTCGTCGCGATCGCGGTCGTGTTGGGCGCGACGTTCGCGGCTGGCGCGCTGAGTGTGGTCTTGCGCATGCAGACGAAAAGCGCGGCACTCGGTTCGTTGCCTGTCGTCGCGTTTTATCTGCTGATCGTCGTGTTCGCGGCGGGCGCGTTTTTCAGCGCGCAGCGCTATCGGCTGAGCCGCACGCAGTGGTGCGGTGTTCGCGGCGGGATGACCGGCTCGGCGCTCGGCTACGGTGTGCGCGCGCTGCTGTATGCGCTGTTGTGCGTTGTCACGCTTGGCCAGATGTTGCCGTGGACGTCGATGCGTCTGACGGAGCGCCGCATCAACGCGAGCGGCTTCGGTAGCCTGGCGTTTCGCTTCAAGGGGCGCGCGCGGGTTGTCTACGGTCTGTTCCTCGTTACGTTCGTCGGCGTGGTCGCTCTTTTTGCGGTGCTGTTCATGGTGTTTCTGAAGGGCGCTCTCGCATCGATGCATGTCGGCCAGGTGTCGGGGGTGGGTGTGGCGCCGTGGCGGGCCGCGCTCGGATCGCTGTTTTTGTTTTATGCGCTGTTCTCGATCGGCACGATGCTGATCCGCGGCTTCTATGTCGCCGCGCTGACGCGCCATGTGATGGGTAATACGTCGCTCGGCTCGCAATTGCATTTCGGCAGCAACGTCAGCGTTGCGCGTCTGCTCGGCTTGCAGTGCGGCAACCTTGCGATCATCGTGTTCACGCTCGGCTGCGGCGCGCCGATCGTACTGCATCGGCTGATGCGCTTTGCCGCCGACACGCTGCAGGTTTCCGGCTACCTCGACGCGCACATGCTGGGGCAAAGCACCGTGGCTGCGCCGCTGACCGGCGAGGGCATGCTGAACCTGCTGGATCATGGTGGCGCCTTTTGA
- a CDS encoding LysR family transcriptional regulator translates to MHFDFVDLRLLMHIADTRNLARAAERSHLSAPAASNRVKNLEEQLGIKLLYRTSQGVTPTPAGEAFVHHARLVLERVEHLAGDMQEYGDGIKGHVRIWANTTAISEFLPAVLSRFLRDHPDVNIDLREVLSGEIVKGVADSATDIGIVAGNVHAEHLQMLPYRDDRLVLVTSCEHPFARQASVDFSQVLNANFVSLPTSSAIHAFITSAADALGARLKLRIQVGNFEAACRMIEAGVGIGIVPESVALRHRKTMQIAIVGLNDPWAERKLKICVRSLQDLPPFARVLVDRLTAASEGDGATDA, encoded by the coding sequence ATGCACTTCGATTTCGTCGATTTACGCCTGCTCATGCACATCGCCGACACGCGCAACCTCGCGCGTGCGGCGGAGCGTTCGCACCTGTCGGCGCCGGCCGCCAGCAACCGGGTCAAGAATCTCGAGGAGCAGCTCGGCATCAAGCTGCTCTATCGAACCAGCCAGGGCGTGACGCCGACACCCGCGGGCGAGGCCTTCGTGCATCACGCGCGGCTCGTGCTCGAACGCGTCGAGCATCTGGCCGGCGATATGCAGGAGTACGGCGATGGCATCAAGGGCCACGTGCGCATCTGGGCCAACACGACCGCGATAAGCGAGTTCCTGCCGGCCGTGCTGAGCCGTTTTCTGCGCGATCACCCGGACGTGAACATCGATCTGCGCGAAGTGCTGAGCGGCGAGATCGTCAAGGGCGTCGCCGACAGCGCGACCGATATCGGCATCGTCGCGGGCAATGTGCATGCCGAGCATCTGCAGATGCTGCCGTATCGCGACGATCGGCTCGTGCTCGTGACGTCGTGCGAGCATCCGTTCGCGAGGCAGGCGTCGGTCGATTTCTCGCAGGTGCTGAACGCGAACTTCGTCAGCCTGCCGACGTCGAGTGCGATCCACGCATTCATCACGAGTGCCGCCGATGCGCTCGGCGCGCGTCTCAAACTTCGCATTCAGGTCGGCAACTTCGAGGCCGCGTGCCGGATGATCGAGGCGGGTGTCGGAATCGGCATCGTGCCGGAATCGGTCGCGCTGCGGCACAGAAAGACGATGCAGATCGCGATCGTCGGCCTGAACGATCCGTGGGCCGAGCGTAAGCTGAAGATCTGCGTGCGCAGTCTGCAGGACTTGCCGCCGTTTGCGCGCGTGCTGGTCGACCGGTTGACGGCGGCGTCGGAGGGGGACGGCGCGACCGATGCTTGA
- a CDS encoding MFS transporter produces the protein MRFRWRHRYLVLLILFAIYLLCYMDRMIMAAAIPFIASEFHLSAMEMGGILSAFFFSYALCQIPAGLLADRFGPRLMTTIGITWWTIFTALTGLCNSLGLMLVVRVAFGVGEALFPPAAFKALSAWFPKRELGRATGLMMTTNALGPALAPLFVAAVMAVWGWRAIFTSLFIPGIAMAIFGWIYIRNSPKDSKHVSNIELEEIGTSEKASSASAGKADFAGLLKTPLVWWCFVTLFVFSIASWGIMSWFPTYLLKARGLSTAKMGIMASVPFLVGTIAYCITGFLSDKFFRNRRELLVVLGCIVAAIFAYLTAHAETAETAVFYQTIGYFFSTMAGCSLYTIPNVALPNKVVGSAIGFVNAAGQLAGFLSPLIVGYILTSTNNDFNVVFHLFVGCFLLASVSAWFINTRTDRSDTVTRADGGEVAARNRTAG, from the coding sequence ATGCGCTTTCGTTGGAGACATCGCTATCTCGTGCTGCTGATTCTGTTCGCGATCTATCTGCTCTGTTATATGGACAGAATGATCATGGCGGCGGCTATTCCATTTATTGCGTCCGAGTTTCATCTGTCGGCGATGGAAATGGGAGGAATCCTCAGTGCGTTCTTCTTCAGCTACGCGCTATGTCAGATCCCGGCCGGCCTGCTGGCAGACAGATTCGGCCCGCGGTTGATGACGACGATCGGCATCACGTGGTGGACGATTTTCACCGCGCTTACCGGACTGTGCAATTCGCTCGGCTTGATGCTGGTGGTGCGGGTCGCATTCGGCGTCGGCGAAGCGCTCTTTCCTCCGGCCGCGTTCAAGGCGCTGTCGGCATGGTTCCCGAAGCGCGAATTGGGCCGGGCGACCGGGCTGATGATGACCACGAATGCGCTGGGACCCGCACTGGCTCCGCTGTTCGTGGCGGCCGTGATGGCAGTGTGGGGATGGCGCGCGATTTTCACGAGTCTGTTCATTCCCGGTATCGCGATGGCGATATTCGGCTGGATCTATATTAGAAACAGCCCGAAGGATAGCAAGCACGTTTCGAATATCGAATTAGAGGAAATCGGCACCAGCGAAAAGGCTTCGTCTGCGTCCGCCGGCAAAGCGGATTTTGCTGGACTGTTGAAAACGCCGCTGGTCTGGTGGTGCTTTGTTACCTTGTTCGTATTCAGCATCGCCTCGTGGGGAATCATGAGCTGGTTCCCGACGTACCTGCTGAAAGCGCGCGGCCTCTCGACGGCCAAAATGGGCATTATGGCGTCGGTGCCATTTCTCGTCGGCACGATTGCCTATTGCATCACGGGCTTTCTCTCCGACAAGTTCTTCCGCAATCGTCGCGAATTGCTTGTCGTCCTCGGCTGCATCGTGGCCGCCATCTTTGCCTATCTGACGGCCCATGCGGAGACCGCGGAAACGGCGGTGTTCTATCAGACGATCGGCTATTTCTTCTCGACCATGGCCGGCTGTTCGTTGTACACGATCCCGAACGTCGCGCTGCCGAACAAGGTCGTCGGATCGGCAATCGGCTTTGTCAATGCAGCGGGTCAGCTGGCAGGATTTCTTTCCCCGCTGATCGTCGGTTACATCCTGACCAGCACGAATAACGACTTCAATGTCGTGTTCCATCTTTTCGTCGGCTGCTTCTTGCTGGCTTCGGTTTCCGCATGGTTCATCAATACGAGGACGGATCGCAGCGACACCGTCACTCGGGCCGACGGTGGAGAAGTGGCCGCGCGGAACCGGACAGCCGGATAA
- a CDS encoding MFS transporter, translating into MPAPINSGARLDRLPISRFHWNILGLIGAGAFLDAFDIYLANGALAAMVKTGFTDLRLGSFFISATFMGMMIGAGLSGYLGDRFGRRYSYQANLAIFGLASLAACFAPDIYWLILLRFIMGIGLGAELVVAAGTLCEFVPPATRGRWTALLALIINSGLLGATAVGYWVIPHLGWRYMFAIAGVGAMVVWFLRHRMPESPRWLETVGRLEEAEATVAAIERQVEARVGKLPPVARVVSHEVPAAPFAALFARGMIGRTLVAALTCMAINMSLYGFVAWLPTFFVKEGLTIVQSLGFVLLMSFGAPAGAVAGYLVTDRLGRRNGIVLFSLATIVLGFVYVQMRAPVPIAVVGFALVTTIYTVCTLGLFGYIPELFPTAHRLRGTGVAGTCGRAASMSTPYVALLLYTRFGVTGVLTMVGGVLLLLSIAILALRIETSQQTLEEISPDAELIPQAEMMQESA; encoded by the coding sequence TTGCCAGCCCCCATCAACTCCGGTGCACGCCTCGACCGCCTGCCGATCAGCCGCTTTCACTGGAACATCCTCGGCCTGATCGGCGCAGGCGCTTTCCTCGACGCCTTCGACATCTATCTCGCCAACGGCGCGCTCGCGGCGATGGTCAAAACCGGCTTCACCGATCTGCGCCTCGGCTCGTTTTTCATCTCCGCGACCTTCATGGGCATGATGATCGGTGCGGGCCTGTCGGGCTATCTCGGCGACCGCTTCGGCCGACGCTATTCGTATCAAGCCAATCTCGCGATCTTCGGCCTCGCATCGCTCGCCGCCTGCTTCGCGCCGGACATCTACTGGCTGATCCTGCTGCGCTTCATCATGGGCATCGGCCTCGGCGCCGAACTCGTGGTCGCCGCGGGCACGCTGTGCGAATTCGTGCCACCCGCCACGCGCGGCCGCTGGACCGCGTTGCTCGCGCTGATCATCAACTCCGGTCTGCTCGGCGCGACCGCGGTCGGCTATTGGGTGATTCCGCATCTCGGCTGGCGCTATATGTTCGCGATCGCGGGTGTCGGCGCGATGGTCGTGTGGTTCCTGCGGCATCGGATGCCGGAGTCGCCGCGCTGGCTCGAAACGGTTGGCCGGCTCGAAGAGGCGGAGGCCACGGTCGCCGCGATCGAGCGACAGGTCGAGGCGCGCGTCGGCAAGCTGCCGCCGGTCGCGCGCGTGGTCAGTCACGAGGTGCCGGCCGCGCCGTTCGCGGCGCTGTTCGCGCGCGGCATGATCGGCCGCACGCTGGTCGCCGCGCTGACCTGCATGGCGATCAACATGTCGTTGTACGGTTTCGTCGCGTGGCTGCCGACGTTCTTCGTCAAGGAAGGCCTGACCATCGTGCAGTCGCTCGGCTTCGTGCTGCTGATGTCGTTCGGCGCGCCGGCCGGTGCCGTGGCCGGTTATCTCGTGACGGACCGCCTCGGGCGGCGCAACGGCATCGTGCTGTTCTCGCTTGCAACGATCGTGCTCGGCTTCGTCTACGTGCAGATGCGCGCGCCGGTGCCGATCGCGGTCGTCGGCTTCGCGCTCGTCACGACGATCTACACCGTCTGCACGCTCGGCCTGTTCGGCTATATCCCCGAGCTGTTTCCGACCGCGCATCGCTTGCGCGGCACCGGCGTGGCCGGCACGTGCGGCCGCGCGGCGTCGATGTCGACACCGTATGTCGCGCTGCTGCTCTACACGCGGTTCGGCGTGACGGGTGTGCTGACGATGGTCGGTGGCGTGCTGTTGTTGCTGAGCATCGCGATTCTCGCGCTGCGCATAGAAACGAGTCAGCAGACGCTCGAAGAGATCTCGCCCGATGCCGAGCTGATACCGCAAGCGGAGATGATGCAAGAGTCGGCATAG
- a CDS encoding LysR family transcriptional regulator yields the protein MKSRIENFSSGISVFAAVVDAGTFAAASEVIGMSPPGVSRAIARLEKRLKIRLFNRTTRSVSLTDEGRRFYEQVMPHLAGLEEAAVAAAGGASAVRGKLRVNLDPVCYRAILGQRLDQFMDAHPELEIEFIARDHLGDLVLEGFDLALRFGEPRTSSLVARKLLDTAVVTVAAPSYIARRGRPAKPEDLEGPGHRCLEFRNSETGKPFPWEFHRKRKKTVIAPRGRLTVNDPGALLNACLAGSGVAQMLLFGAEQLIAEGRLINLFPDWPDERYPLYACYPSRHHVPAKTRAFLEFVVELANAHS from the coding sequence ATGAAATCGAGGATCGAAAATTTTTCGAGCGGCATCAGCGTGTTTGCGGCGGTAGTCGACGCCGGTACGTTCGCGGCTGCGTCGGAAGTGATCGGAATGTCGCCGCCTGGTGTGAGCCGGGCGATTGCAAGGCTGGAAAAGAGATTGAAGATCCGGCTCTTCAATCGAACTACGCGGTCCGTATCCCTGACGGACGAGGGCCGCCGTTTTTACGAGCAGGTCATGCCGCACCTCGCAGGGCTGGAGGAAGCCGCCGTGGCCGCGGCTGGCGGCGCATCGGCGGTGCGGGGAAAGCTGCGCGTCAACCTCGATCCGGTGTGTTACCGGGCGATACTCGGGCAACGCCTCGACCAGTTCATGGACGCGCATCCTGAGCTCGAAATCGAGTTCATCGCGCGCGACCATCTGGGCGATCTCGTTCTCGAGGGCTTTGATCTCGCGCTGCGGTTCGGCGAGCCGAGGACATCGTCTCTCGTCGCACGCAAGCTGCTCGACACGGCCGTGGTCACGGTCGCCGCACCGTCGTACATCGCACGACGCGGGCGCCCGGCAAAGCCGGAAGATCTCGAAGGCCCGGGTCACCGTTGCCTGGAATTCCGCAATTCGGAGACAGGCAAGCCGTTCCCCTGGGAGTTCCATCGCAAACGCAAGAAAACTGTGATTGCACCGCGCGGGCGATTGACGGTGAACGATCCTGGCGCGCTACTGAATGCGTGCCTCGCTGGCTCCGGTGTCGCGCAGATGCTTCTTTTCGGTGCCGAGCAACTGATTGCCGAAGGGCGGCTGATCAATCTCTTTCCCGACTGGCCTGACGAGCGCTATCCGCTGTACGCCTGCTACCCGTCACGCCATCACGTTCCGGCGAAGACGCGTGCCTTTCTGGAGTTCGTCGTCGAGTTGGCAAACGCTCACTCGTGA
- a CDS encoding sensor domain-containing diguanylate cyclase, with product MVDDWSCTMRTIVDEIAASVAIVARDERGQLLVSACNDHFMQMTGGKRNSIKSFPASFDTLIPNYARTEFRQKLSECFESGVARELEQAYDLRDGTHWWRLSLKPLRHNRGANSVIEIMVTGLEITAKMELMHELEVSTSRFRSVVDAAYDAIITIDQQHCITLFNRAAENLFGYSVEEMVGHPITELLPERYRANHSQYVHQFARSPVRSRQMDERNRIYGLHRDGSLLPVEIAISKINVGGLIEFTAVIRDIADRVQLMDLLQKQAVTDELTGLPNRREFADTVENLLGSDSKLSIFLLDIDYFKKINDSYGHDIGDEVLRVMAKVVMNADWRIGVFARWGGEEFVAALPGLDIEQATSVAEDLRQTIEQQNFEHPWRLGKPIPFTVSIGVTERLPGEDDVDAIVKRADLALYRAKDRGRNRVEVG from the coding sequence ATGGTTGATGACTGGTCCTGCACGATGCGGACGATCGTCGACGAAATCGCCGCAAGCGTCGCGATCGTCGCGCGCGATGAGAGGGGGCAGCTGTTGGTCTCCGCCTGCAACGACCATTTCATGCAAATGACGGGCGGCAAGCGCAACAGCATCAAATCGTTCCCGGCGTCATTCGACACGCTGATTCCCAATTACGCACGAACCGAATTCCGTCAGAAGCTCAGCGAATGCTTTGAATCCGGCGTCGCCCGCGAACTCGAGCAGGCTTATGACCTGAGAGACGGAACCCACTGGTGGCGCCTGTCGTTGAAGCCGCTGCGGCACAACAGAGGCGCGAACTCGGTGATCGAAATCATGGTGACGGGTCTCGAGATCACCGCAAAGATGGAGTTGATGCACGAGCTGGAAGTCAGCACGTCGCGTTTCCGCTCGGTGGTGGATGCCGCCTATGACGCGATCATTACGATCGACCAGCAGCACTGCATCACTCTCTTCAATCGCGCTGCGGAAAACCTTTTCGGCTATTCGGTCGAGGAGATGGTGGGGCACCCCATCACGGAACTGCTGCCCGAGCGCTATCGCGCCAATCACTCCCAGTACGTCCATCAGTTCGCCCGCTCGCCGGTGCGCTCGCGGCAAATGGACGAGCGCAACCGCATCTATGGGCTGCATCGCGACGGCTCGCTGCTGCCCGTCGAAATCGCGATCTCGAAGATCAACGTGGGCGGCCTGATCGAATTCACCGCCGTGATTCGCGACATCGCCGATCGCGTCCAATTGATGGATCTGCTGCAGAAGCAGGCCGTGACCGACGAGCTGACCGGCCTGCCCAACCGAAGGGAATTCGCGGACACGGTCGAGAACCTGCTGGGGTCGGACAGCAAGCTTTCGATCTTTCTCCTCGATATCGATTACTTCAAGAAGATCAACGACAGTTACGGACACGACATTGGCGACGAAGTGCTGCGCGTGATGGCCAAAGTCGTCATGAACGCCGATTGGCGCATCGGCGTGTTTGCCCGCTGGGGCGGCGAGGAGTTCGTCGCCGCGCTGCCGGGCCTTGATATCGAACAGGCGACGAGCGTGGCCGAAGACTTGCGCCAGACGATCGAACAGCAGAACTTCGAGCATCCGTGGCGGCTCGGCAAGCCGATTCCATTTACGGTCAGCATCGGCGTGACCGAGCGCCTGCCTGGTGAGGATGACGTCGACGCCATCGTCAAGCGCGCGGACCTGGCGCTGTATCGCGCCAAGGACAGAGGGCGGAACCGCGTGGAGGTTGGTTAA